ATGCGGTCGGCCATCGTCATCGCCTCGGTCTGGTCGTGGGTGACGTAGATCGTGGTGACGCGCAGCCTTTTGTGCAGGGCGCTGATCTCGGCGCGGGTATGGACGCGCAGTTTGGCGTCGAGATTGGAGAGCGGCTCGTCCATCAGGAAGGCCTGCGGCTCGCGCACGATCGCCCGGCCGAGCGCGACGCGCTGGCGCTGGCCGCCGGAGAGGGCGCGCGGCCGGCGCTCGAGCAGGTGGTCGATGCCGAGGATTTTTGCGGCCTCGGCGACCCGCCGCTCGATCTCGGCCGCGTCGGTGCCGCGCATCTTCAGGCCGAAGCCCATGTTCCTGGCGACCGTGAGATGGGGGTAGAGCGCGTAGTTCTGGAAGACCATGGCGATGTCTCGGTCACCAGGCGCCAGGTCCGTGACATCCCGCTCGCCGATCGCGATCGTACCGGAGGAGGCCTCTTCCAGCCCGGCGAGGATCTTGAGCATGGTCGACTTGCCGCAGCCGGAGGGGCCGACGAGGACGACGAACTCGCCATCGGCGATGTCGAGCGAGAACGCCTTGAGGACGGCGAGCCCGCCATAGGATTTGGTGACGCTGTCGATGCGAATTCCAGCCATGCGGGTTCTCTTACTTCTCGGCCCCGGCCGTCAGGCCGCCGACGAGATAGCGCTCGAGGAAGAGGTAGATCAGGAGGATCGGCAGGGCGACGAGGATGGAGGCGGCGGAGATGTCGCTCCAGTTCGAGATGTACTCGCCCTTCATCGTGGTGATGCCGAGATTGGCGGTCCAGTTGCCCTGGGCGTTGGTCAGGAAGGTGCGGGCATAGGCATAGTCCGACCAGGACAGGACAAAGCCGTAGAGCGCCGTCGCCGCCAGCCCCGGCGCCGAGACCGGCAGGATCACCCGGACCAGCGCGCCGAGCGGCGAGCAGCCGTCGACCATCGCCGCCTGCTCGAGCTCGTGCGGGATAGTGTCGAAATAGCCCTTCAGCATCCACGTCGTGAACGGGATGATCAGCGTGGCGTGCGCCAGGATGATCGACCACAGGCTGCCGATCAGCTCGAGATTGCGGAAGATGCCGAAGAGCGGGATCACTAGCAGCGTCGCCGGCAGCATCTTGGCGGTCAGGATGAAGAGCCCGAGCGACTGGCCGCCGCGCACCCTGAAGCGCGACAGGCTGTAGCCGGCGAGCACCGAGACCACCATCGAGATCGCGACCGCGCCGATGGCGGCGAGTGCCGAATTGCCGAGCCAGAGCAGGATCGGCCGCTCGGCCATGATCTGGCCGAACACGCCCCAGCGCGGCTCAGCTGGCCAGAAGCTCGGCGGCAATTGCCGGAGCTGGCTCGGCTCGGAGAGCGCGGTGACGACGAGCCAGTAGATCGGGAAGACCAGGATGGCGCAGGTCAGGACGACGCCGGCATAGAGCAGGGCGTGACGTGTGGTTTTTCGTCTCATCGCCGCCTCCTCAGATATTGTCCGGTGCGCGGGCGATCATCAGCCGGCTCGCGATCACGCAAACGATCAGGGTGATGACGCCGATGGCGGAGGCGTAGCCCATCTTGAAGAAACCGAAGGCCTGCTCGTAGGTCATGATCGAGAGCGACTGCGTCGCCTTCAGCGGCCCGCCGCCGGTCAGCACGTAGATGATCGAGAAGTCGCGGAAGACCCAGAGCATCACCAGCACGAGCGTGACGCCGATCACCGGCATCAGCGAGGGGATGGTGATGTGGATCAGCCGCTGCCAGGCGCGGGCGCCGTCGACCTTGGCGGCGTTGTAGAAATCCTCCGGGATCGACTGCAAACCGGCCAGCATCATGATCGAGACGAAGGGATAGCCCTTCCAGACCATCACCGTGCAGACCACGGCGAAGGCTGCGTCGGGCGAGGAGAACCAGTTGATCGTCTGGTCGACCAGGCCGAGCTTGATGAAGAGCCAGTTCATCAGGCCGAAGGAGGAATCGAACAGCCAGGCGAAGATCACGACCGCGATCACTTCCGGGATCGCCCAGGGCAGGGCGACGAGCAGCCGCGCCAGCGCCTGGCCCTTGAAGCGGTTGTTGACCAGGAGCGCCGTGCTGAGTCCGAGCAGGAAGCAGAAGAACGAGACGATGGTGACGAGCTTGAAGGTTACCCAGCAGGCGTTCCAGAAATCTTCCGAGGCGAAGAGCCGCTCGTAGTTGGCGGTTGTGAACGGCCGGCGTGGCTGGTCGAGCCGGGCGATGTTGACGTTCTGGAAGGAGAGGTCGACCGAGACGAACAGCGGATAGACGATGATCAGCGCGATCAGCAGCACAGCCGGCGCCAGCAGCAGATAGCCGAGCCAGTGCCGTCGGCTCGGGCGGGCGAGGTCGAGGCTGAAGCCGGGCATGGCAGGGCGTCTCCTGGCGAATTCCGTCATTCTCGGGCGGCGCGGAGCGCCGACCCGAGAATCTCGTGACGAGAGGGCTCTGGTTTCCGAGATGGCCGGGTCAAGCCCGGCCATGACGACTGGATTTCACTGCTTCTGCAGCGCCTCGGCCTTAGCCTGCATGGTCGCCGCGACCGTCTTCGGATCGAGGTCCTGGATGATCATCCGCTGCGATTCTTCCATGACCATCTTGGCGAACTCGTTGAACTGCAGCTCCAGCCCCTTCGGGATCCGGTCGACCTTGGCGTCTGCGGCGGCCTTGGTCGCCTTCACCAGGAGGTCGAAATGCGGCGTGTCCTTGCTCGCGGCCGAGGTGTCGGCGCGCGGCGAGGGCGGCGGCGAGGCGCCGAGCGTCGCATAGCTCGACTGGAACTTGTCCGAGGTCGCGATCGCGATGAAGTCCCAGACCAGCTTCTTGTTGTCCTTCGGTGCATCGGCGGCGATGCCGAGCACGTTGGAGGAGCCGCCGACCGGTGGGTTGAACGGCACCATGCCGAGCTTGATCTGGTCCTTGGCCTTGCCCTTCTGGATGATCGGCCAGAGCCAGGGTCCGTCCATCTTCAGCGCGATCTTGCCGTCGGCGAACATCTGGCGGACCTCGCCTGCGGCTAAGTCGCGCGGGGTCAGGCTGGTCTTGACGATGGTCTTCCAGCGCGACAGGCCCTCGATCATCTCGGGCGTATTGATCGTCACCTTGCCGGCATCGTTGGTCCAGCGCCCGCCGGCATCGAGCGTGTAGTTCATCATCTCGCTCATATACTGGCCGCCGCCGCCCTTGGTCTCGTGGCCGGTGCCGAACTGGTCGACGATGCCATCGCCGTTGAGGTCCTTGGTCAGCTTCTGCGCCGCAGCCAGGAACTCGGCATAGGTCTTGGGAACTTCGAGACCTTCCTTCTTCAGCAGTTCTTCGTTGTAAGCGAAGATGTAGCCGAAATAGAGCATCATCGTGCAGACGGTCTGCTTGTTCCAGGTGCAGGTGTCCTGCCCGGCCCAGCCCTTGAGGTCGAACTTCGCCTCCTTGATGTAAGGATCGAGCGGCTCCAGCCAGCCATTGTCGGCGAATTTCTGGAACTCGAAGGAGGCGAGGTGGACGATATCAGGCGGCTTGCCGCCGGCGAACAGCGTCGTCATCGTGTCGGCATAGGCGCCGCGCTCGACCTTGGTCCATTCGATCTTGACGCCGGGATGGGTCGCCTCGAATTCCTTGATCACCGAGCCCCACCAGTCGCCGACGCCGCGCTCGTCCTTCTGCCAGGAGACGAACTTCAGCACCTTGCCCTGCGCCAGCGCGGCGCCGGGGAGAAAGCCGGCGGCGAGCGCGAGCGCAGCCGCGGACAGTGCAAGTCCAAGCCTCTTCCTCGTCATGGTCTCCTCCTCCCTTGGTTTTATCGTTACAGCCGCTTCAGCAGCTTGAGTGCCTCTTTCGACGGCTCGACCCCGAGGCCGGGCCCGCTCGGCAAACGGTAGAATCCGGCGCTGCAATCCATGTCTCCGAGAAGCAATCGCCGGTTCGGCTCGAAGATCGAATGCTGGAATTCGTGGCATTCGACCGCCGCGAGCGCCGACGACGCGTGCAGGCTCGCGGCCAGGAACAGCCCGATGCCGATCGTGGCGTGCGGGATCACCTTGAGATGATGCGCCTGGGCATAGAGGCCGATGCGCATGAACTCGGTCACGCCCTTATGGCCCATCTCCGGCTGCACGATCGCGCAGGCGCGCCGGGCGACCCGCGGCACGAGATCGTAGACGGTGCGCCATTCTTCGCCCGCTGCGACCGGCGTCAAGACCTTCGAGGCGACATGCGCGAGACCGTCGAGATCCTCCGGCTTCACCGGCGCCTCGGCGAACCAGAGACCGTGCGGCTCCATCGCCCGGATCGCCGCGACGGCCTCCTCCCCGGTATGGACCCAGTGCATGTCGCAGGCGATGCGGGCCTGCGGCCCGAGCCGCTCGCGCAGAGTACTGATCTCCGCGACATTGCCGTCATCGGCGACGGGCGCGGCGAACTTGAAGCTGTCGAAGCCCTTCTCCTGCCATTGCGCGGCGAACTCGGCCCGTTCCGCCCGCGTCGGCTTCGGTAGACCGGAAATGTAAGCCGGCAAGCGTTCATGCTTCTGCCCGCCGAGCAGCTTGACCAGCGGCAGGCCGGAGAGCTTGCCGCAGAGGTCCCAGAGCGCGATGTCGATGGCGGCGAGCGCGTCGAGATAGAAGCCGCCGGTGTAGCCGCGCACCCGCATCAGATCGTAGAGATCATCGTGGATGACACTGACATCGCGGGGGTCGCGCCCGACGACGAACGGGCCGAGCAGGTCGTCGATGATCGCCATCGCCGCGCCGGGCGCGACGATCCCATAGGTCTCGCCCCAGCCGACCGCGCCATCAGCCGTCTCGATCCTGACGACCACGGTGCGATCGACCGTCGGATAGACGGTTCGGTTGCCCTTGCGGACGATATAGCCGTGATCGTTGATGCGCTCGCCCTCGCGCAGCGCGCCGAGATAGGGCGTCTCGCGCGGGATGGTGATCGAGAAGACCTCGACGCGGGCGACGCGCTCGGCCATCACGCCTCTCCGGCGAGGGCAGGCGCGCGCGCTTCGACCGTCATCAGGTCGGCGCAGGCCTCCAGCCAGGCGTCGATCTCGGCGACGTCCCGGGCGTCCATCTGTGGCACCTTTGCCCGTACGATTTGGTTGGTCAGCACGCCGCGCCGCGTCAGCACATGCTTGGTGAAGGCCATGCGGAAATTGAACTGAATCACCAGCAGCGGCAGCGTGCGCATATAGAGATCGCGCGCGCGAGCGAGGTCGCCGGCACGATAGGCCCGGTCCATCGCGACATGGATATCGGCGAGCTCGACCGCGGGCATCGCGCCGCAGGCGTCGCGATTGTATTCGTCGATCAGGTAGCGAGCCCCGCCGCCGCCGATGACGCCCTTCAGATGCGCGGGCTTGCCGGCAACGATCGCCGAGATCGCAAGGCCCGATGGCAGCGTCTCTTCCTTGACATAGATGATCGCCGGGTTGTCGCGAACGATCGCCAGGATCGCCTCGGGCCTGAGGTCGGAACCGCGCGGCGCCGGTGCGTTCTGCAGCACGATCTCGATGCCGGGCGCTGCCGCAGCGATCTCGCGATAGAAGGCCGAGACCGCTTCCGTCGTCGTACCGACGCTCTTCGGCGCCTGGATCATCACATGTGTGATGCCGTTGGCGAGGGCCTCGCGGCAATGCGAGATCGCCTCGAGAGCGGTCGGCGCGCTCGCCCCGGCGACGATCGGCAGCCGTCCGCCGATGCGATTGACGACGACCTTGAGCAGCGCCGTCCGCTCCGCCGCCGAAAGCTCATCGACCTCGCTGGCAAAACCCGGGAACACCACGCCATCGACGCCGCTGGACACGGCGAAGTCGACGATCCCGGCCATCGCCTCGGGATCGACAGCGCCAGCCTCGGTGAACGGCGTCGGCAACACCGGGAGCATGCCCTGTAGCACTGCGTTCCTCCAGTAGATCCATATTATGGATCATTTGTTTTCTAATATGGACCGTACTTCTCACGCTCGGGATCGTCAAGCGCGCATCAAAAAAGCCGCCGGGCATGCGCTCGGCGGCTTCATCGATTTCGCAGCCTCTCGGCGGCGGTCAGTGCTTGTGGGCTTCGGCTGGGGCGCGGGCGCCGACCGACTGCACAGAGAACTCGACCGGAACCGCTCCGGCCTTCTCGAAGGTGAGCGTGCCCTTGACCGTCTCGCCTTCCTTGAGCTGGCGCTTCAGGTCCATGAACATGATGTGATAGCCGCCGGGCTTCAGCTCGGTCTTGGCGCCCGGCTTGAGCTCGACGCCATCGGGCAGGCCGCGCATGGTCATCACGCCGTTGTTGACCGCCATCTCGTGGATCTCGACCTTGCCGGCGATCTCGCTGCTGCCGCCGAGCAGGCGGTCGGGGCTGCTGCCGGTATTGGTGACCGCGACATAACCGCCGGCGACCTTGGCGCCGGCCGGCGTCGCGCGTGTCCAGGGCTGCTCGATCTTGAGGGGGCCGGCCGTGTAATCCTGTGCGAGGGCGGTGCCACAGCCCAACGCGAGGGCCGCAGCAGCGAGGGGAAGGCGAAGTTTGATCATGTCGATGCTCCTTGGGTGATCAAAGCGAGAGTCGGGTCTTGGCGAGGTCGGCATTGCGCCGGGCGGCGTCGATCAGGGGCTTGCGTCGCGCCAATAGGTCGCCGGTAAGCTTGGCGCCGGCTCGCTCCGGAGCGCCGGCGTCGAAAGGCGGCTGCGGTCGGTGACGACGCGGCTGTGCTCGACGCTCGCTCCCATCGCTGCCAGAAGGTCGCGAATGTACCAGTGGCCAGTGGCGCGATAGCCCTTCAGCAGTCCGGCGGCGCCGAGCAGCAGCGAGCCTGTGCAGACCGCGGTGACATAGCGGGCCCGGGCGCCGCGATCGGCGAGGAAAGCGAGTGTCTGCGCATCCTCCATCAGCGCGACGCTCCCCTTCAGCCCGCCCGGAATGAACAGGACATCGAGATCGGCCGGGCAGTCGGCATAGCTCGTCGTCGGCGTGACCGGCAGGCTAAGATCATTCGCGACCGGCTGCCGGTCCTTCCAGACCAGATGCAGCTCCGCCCGCAGCAATGAGAACACGGTCAGCGGACCGACCAGGTCGAGCATCACCATATCGGGATGCACCAGCATCGCGATGCGCGGGGCGCTCGTTCCCGCTGGCTGGGCCAGCGCAGCTTGCGGAAGCCCGGCGAGCAACCCGGATAGCGCGCCGGCTGCTGCCAATCCCGTCCAGTCGCGGCGTGTGATGTCGCTGGTCATGGCCTGATCTCCACGGTCTCCTTGAGGCGGATCATCTCGAAATCCGAGACCAGGATCTCGAGTTCGACGGTCCAGCGGCCGGCGATGGGGAGCGTCAGGTGGCTGACCTGCCAGTCGCCATCTCCCTGCCGGATGGCTTGCCGTTCCATGGGTTCGATGCCGGCGGTGGGGTTGGCGAGCGACAGGCGAAGTTCCCTGGCATTGAGCGGGCCGAACTCGCCATTCAGCAGCGAGACGGTGATCGTCACGGGGCCAACCCGGCCCGGTGTCACGCTGAGATCGGCCATCGCCTTCTCGGTATGGATATGGACGCTCGCCGGCTGCGCCGCGGCCGCGGTGAGTGCGCGCGGTGGCGGCGTGAAGCGCCAGAGCGCAGCCGTGCCGAGAATGACGAGCACCACGACCACCTCGGCCGCAACGACCCTGCGCAGCTGCCGCGATCCTGCAATCTGCCCCGATGCGGCCTTCGCCGTCAGCCGATAGCGGTTGAAGCTCGCGAGCCCGAGCAGGATTGCGACGAGGCCGAGCTTGGCGAGAAGGACATTGCCGTAGGCGGTTTCGAGCAGAGCCTGCGGTCGCTCGACCTGCACGATGGCGAGGACCGCACCGCTGAGGAGGAGTGCGATCAGCAGATATGGAATGCGTGCGGAGAACCGCGTCAGCGCAACCGCTCCCGCAGGCTCGCGCAGCGCGAAGGCAAAGGGCATCAGCGCGCCGGCCCAGCCGGCGAGGGCAACTGCATGCAGGAAGACGGCCGGACGCATCAGCAACTGCGGCGCGGCCGCGCTGGCATGGCCGCTCGCCGCGAGGGCGAGGCCGACTCCGAGCCAGCCGACGAGCGCCAGCATGCGGCCGATCGTGCCGGGCGCGACCAAAGCCGCGAGCGCTGCGAGCAGGGCAAGCGCAGCGACCAGAGCGGTGCGGCCGAAGCTGCTCGCAGCCGCAGCTTGCCAGACGGCCGCTTGCAAGGCGCTGGAGGGTGGAAGAGCCAGCGCGTCGAGCCCCTGCGCCACGAGCGCAAATGGCAGGGACAGAAGCCCGAGCGTTAGGAAGCCTGCGATAGGCGCGCGCGCGGCTGCGGGGAGGGGAGTGACCCACGCTATGAAGGCGACGCCGCCAACGCCGAAGGCGAGGCCGAGAGAGAGCCCGAGCTTGCCGAGCCAGAGCATGAAGCGGACGGCTGGCTCGCTCTGCGTCGTCACGGCTGGAGCCGCACCGGGCGCGCCGATCGAGAACACCACCGAGCCGCCGACGGGATGGCCGTCCTCCGAGATGACGCGCCAGCTCAGTACATGCGTGCCTTGGCCGAGATCCGCGGGTGACGCGATCGAAAGCGTCAGGTCAGAGAGCGTGAAGCGCGTCAGCGGGCGAGCGGTTCCGTCGGGGGCTATCAGCTTCAGCACCAGCGGCGAGACCGGCTCGCTGAAGCTCAGGCTGAACTCGACCGGCGCGACAGCGATCACCGCCCCGTCGGCTGGAACGGCCTTCGTCAGTGCGGCGTGCGCCAGCGCCTGCCCCGCCGTTGCCAGCGAGGCGACGGCGAGGCCGAGCAGGATGAGGAGAAGGCGGAGTTGCCGGGTCATGGCGGTAGGGCGGCCGGGCGGGAAAGCCCGGCCACGCTCGCTCACTTCTTCGGGGTCAGCTTCACGCCGGGCGCCGGGAACTTGTAATCATCAGCCGACTTGCCAGCCGCCGGGATCTCGATCCAGCGTTCGACCGCGCCGCCCTCGCATTCCTGCACCACCGGCACGTAGAGCGTGGTCTCCGGCTTGAGGTCGGCGGTGAGATAGCCGCGCAGCACGAACTCGTCATAGTGCTCGTCAAGCAGCTTGCCGCCGCTCCAGGAGACTTCGGTGACGCCCTCGGCCGTCGGCGTGCCGTAGTAATCATAGGGCTTCTCGTACTTGCCCTTGGTCGTCTCCAGCGTCCAGCCGGGCTTGGGCATCGGCTTGACCGCGATAACCCCCTCGGGGATGCGGACGCGGACCTTGGTCGTGGCCGCGCCCTTGCAGCCATGTGGCACGCGCAGCACCGCCTTGTAGGTCGAACCGACCGGGGCCTGCTGGGTCTCCAGCGTGACATGGGCGAAGGCCGGGCCGGCAGCGAAAGCCGCGACAAGAGCGGCGAGGGAAAGAGACTTCATCGTCAGGAATCCTTGCGGAATGGGCGCCGGGATGGCCGGCACAGCCGCCCGGAGGCGGCATTGGTTCGAATGAGCGCGCGCTGGCAGCTTTGCCGTCGCGAGCGAATGGGATGGGGGAGGTTACTTGCGGCCGTCAGGGCAGCGCAGATTCCGGCGCGATGCGCTCGGATGCGCGCAGCTCAGAGGGTGGTGGGCGGCGCGCGGGGGTTGGCCGGAGAGCGGCCAGCGATGAAGCCGGATGGCAGGTCGAGCCGCTGCTGGAAGGCGACGAGATCGACAGCGCGGTGCACGACCGGCAGGAACGAGACGGGTGCAGCCGGGGCGCCCGTGCCGGAGAAGGCGCAGCCGAGCATGCAGCAGCTCATCAGCGCATGCGCCGCGGCGCCGTCGCTTTGACTCGCCGGCATGTCGCCGCCGGCGCAGAGCGTCATCGCCAGCGAACGGTCGAGGCTGAAGCTCGCCGCATTGGCGCCGGAGGCTAGGCCGGCGAAGATCGCCTGAAGCACGACGAGATAGGCCGCGGCCAGCGCGACCCAGCGTCTCATCCCTGCTTTGCGGCGCCCTGCGGACAAAACCGGCCCTCCTGCCGCTTCGATAGCATGACTACTGGCCGGGTCAATTTGCCTGGATGTCTCAGTGGCCGTGGTGCTCGCACTGGGCATGATCGGCCAGCGCCTCGATGACGGCGCAATCGCAGGCCGCGACGCCGCCTGAGCAAACCGTTGCGATCCGGGCGAGTTCCGCCTCCAGCGAGCGCAGCCGTGCGATCTTGTCGCGGACTTCGTCGAGATGACTGGCGGCGATGGCATGTGCTTCGTCGCAGGCCATGCCGGGTGTGTCCGAAAGCCGCAGCAAAGTGCGGATGCTCTCGACCGCGAAGCCGAGATCGCGCGCATGCTTGATGAAGGCGAGCCGCTCGACATGGGCGCGGCCATAGCGGCGCTGGTTGCCCTCGGAGCGCTCCGGCTCAGGCAGCAGGCCGACCTGCTCGTAATAGCGGATGGTCTCGACCTTGACCCCGGTCCGCTCGGCCAGCGTCCCGATCGGCACCACGCGTTCCAGGATTTTCGCCGGCTGCATGATTTTCCCTCTTGAAGCTGTAGTGGCTACAGGTTGTAGGTAGGTGGCCCCGCAACGCTGTCAAGCGGAGACGAGAGCATGGCCACCGCCGTAAAACCCGAAACGGAAACGCTGTCCTGGAAAGTCGGCGGCATGGATTGCGCGAGTTGCGCAGCGAAGATTCGCGGCGCGGTCGAGCGGCTGCCCGGCGTCTCCGACGTGCGTCTCTCGGTGATGTCCGA
This sequence is a window from Bosea vestrisii. Protein-coding genes within it:
- a CDS encoding ABC transporter ATP-binding protein; protein product: MAGIRIDSVTKSYGGLAVLKAFSLDIADGEFVVLVGPSGCGKSTMLKILAGLEEASSGTIAIGERDVTDLAPGDRDIAMVFQNYALYPHLTVARNMGFGLKMRGTDAAEIERRVAEAAKILGIDHLLERRPRALSGGQRQRVALGRAIVREPQAFLMDEPLSNLDAKLRVHTRAEISALHKRLRVTTIYVTHDQTEAMTMADRIVIMKDGVIQQIASPDVMFREPANLFVAGFIGSPGMNFLKAKAEAAGGGATAKLFGHDVRLPVANASALAGKDIVVGLRPEHIAAGPGQVSFTVAPRLIESLGSEQYVYVDLPEEHRREASSSGEDEARRTSLIARLINPDTRPPEETLTLSFDPARLHVFDAASGEAIK
- a CDS encoding carbohydrate ABC transporter permease; its protein translation is MRRKTTRHALLYAGVVLTCAILVFPIYWLVVTALSEPSQLRQLPPSFWPAEPRWGVFGQIMAERPILLWLGNSALAAIGAVAISMVVSVLAGYSLSRFRVRGGQSLGLFILTAKMLPATLLVIPLFGIFRNLELIGSLWSIILAHATLIIPFTTWMLKGYFDTIPHELEQAAMVDGCSPLGALVRVILPVSAPGLAATALYGFVLSWSDYAYARTFLTNAQGNWTANLGITTMKGEYISNWSDISAASILVALPILLIYLFLERYLVGGLTAGAEK
- a CDS encoding carbohydrate ABC transporter permease; its protein translation is MPGFSLDLARPSRRHWLGYLLLAPAVLLIALIIVYPLFVSVDLSFQNVNIARLDQPRRPFTTANYERLFASEDFWNACWVTFKLVTIVSFFCFLLGLSTALLVNNRFKGQALARLLVALPWAIPEVIAVVIFAWLFDSSFGLMNWLFIKLGLVDQTINWFSSPDAAFAVVCTVMVWKGYPFVSIMMLAGLQSIPEDFYNAAKVDGARAWQRLIHITIPSLMPVIGVTLVLVMLWVFRDFSIIYVLTGGGPLKATQSLSIMTYEQAFGFFKMGYASAIGVITLIVCVIASRLMIARAPDNI
- a CDS encoding ABC transporter substrate-binding protein, which translates into the protein MTRKRLGLALSAAALALAAGFLPGAALAQGKVLKFVSWQKDERGVGDWWGSVIKEFEATHPGVKIEWTKVERGAYADTMTTLFAGGKPPDIVHLASFEFQKFADNGWLEPLDPYIKEAKFDLKGWAGQDTCTWNKQTVCTMMLYFGYIFAYNEELLKKEGLEVPKTYAEFLAAAQKLTKDLNGDGIVDQFGTGHETKGGGGQYMSEMMNYTLDAGGRWTNDAGKVTINTPEMIEGLSRWKTIVKTSLTPRDLAAGEVRQMFADGKIALKMDGPWLWPIIQKGKAKDQIKLGMVPFNPPVGGSSNVLGIAADAPKDNKKLVWDFIAIATSDKFQSSYATLGASPPPSPRADTSAASKDTPHFDLLVKATKAAADAKVDRIPKGLELQFNEFAKMVMEESQRMIIQDLDPKTVAATMQAKAEALQKQ
- a CDS encoding mandelate racemase/muconate lactonizing enzyme family protein is translated as MAERVARVEVFSITIPRETPYLGALREGERINDHGYIVRKGNRTVYPTVDRTVVVRIETADGAVGWGETYGIVAPGAAMAIIDDLLGPFVVGRDPRDVSVIHDDLYDLMRVRGYTGGFYLDALAAIDIALWDLCGKLSGLPLVKLLGGQKHERLPAYISGLPKPTRAERAEFAAQWQEKGFDSFKFAAPVADDGNVAEISTLRERLGPQARIACDMHWVHTGEEAVAAIRAMEPHGLWFAEAPVKPEDLDGLAHVASKVLTPVAAGEEWRTVYDLVPRVARRACAIVQPEMGHKGVTEFMRIGLYAQAHHLKVIPHATIGIGLFLAASLHASSALAAVECHEFQHSIFEPNRRLLLGDMDCSAGFYRLPSGPGLGVEPSKEALKLLKRL
- a CDS encoding dihydrodipicolinate synthase family protein → MLPVLPTPFTEAGAVDPEAMAGIVDFAVSSGVDGVVFPGFASEVDELSAAERTALLKVVVNRIGGRLPIVAGASAPTALEAISHCREALANGITHVMIQAPKSVGTTTEAVSAFYREIAAAAPGIEIVLQNAPAPRGSDLRPEAILAIVRDNPAIIYVKEETLPSGLAISAIVAGKPAHLKGVIGGGGARYLIDEYNRDACGAMPAVELADIHVAMDRAYRAGDLARARDLYMRTLPLLVIQFNFRMAFTKHVLTRRGVLTNQIVRAKVPQMDARDVAEIDAWLEACADLMTVEARAPALAGEA
- a CDS encoding copper chaperone PCu(A)C — encoded protein: MIKLRLPLAAAALALGCGTALAQDYTAGPLKIEQPWTRATPAGAKVAGGYVAVTNTGSSPDRLLGGSSEIAGKVEIHEMAVNNGVMTMRGLPDGVELKPGAKTELKPGGYHIMFMDLKRQLKEGETVKGTLTFEKAGAVPVEFSVQSVGARAPAEAHKH
- a CDS encoding DJ-1/PfpI family protein; translated protein: MTSDITRRDWTGLAAAGALSGLLAGLPQAALAQPAGTSAPRIAMLVHPDMVMLDLVGPLTVFSLLRAELHLVWKDRQPVANDLSLPVTPTTSYADCPADLDVLFIPGGLKGSVALMEDAQTLAFLADRGARARYVTAVCTGSLLLGAAGLLKGYRATGHWYIRDLLAAMGASVEHSRVVTDRSRLSTPALRSEPAPSLPATYWRDASP
- a CDS encoding copper resistance CopC/CopD family protein: MTRQLRLLLILLGLAVASLATAGQALAHAALTKAVPADGAVIAVAPVEFSLSFSEPVSPLVLKLIAPDGTARPLTRFTLSDLTLSIASPADLGQGTHVLSWRVISEDGHPVGGSVVFSIGAPGAAPAVTTQSEPAVRFMLWLGKLGLSLGLAFGVGGVAFIAWVTPLPAAARAPIAGFLTLGLLSLPFALVAQGLDALALPPSSALQAAVWQAAAASSFGRTALVAALALLAALAALVAPGTIGRMLALVGWLGVGLALAASGHASAAAPQLLMRPAVFLHAVALAGWAGALMPFAFALREPAGAVALTRFSARIPYLLIALLLSGAVLAIVQVERPQALLETAYGNVLLAKLGLVAILLGLASFNRYRLTAKAASGQIAGSRQLRRVVAAEVVVVLVILGTAALWRFTPPPRALTAAAAQPASVHIHTEKAMADLSVTPGRVGPVTITVSLLNGEFGPLNARELRLSLANPTAGIEPMERQAIRQGDGDWQVSHLTLPIAGRWTVELEILVSDFEMIRLKETVEIRP
- a CDS encoding YcnI family copper-binding membrane protein, producing MKSLSLAALVAAFAAGPAFAHVTLETQQAPVGSTYKAVLRVPHGCKGAATTKVRVRIPEGVIAVKPMPKPGWTLETTKGKYEKPYDYYGTPTAEGVTEVSWSGGKLLDEHYDEFVLRGYLTADLKPETTLYVPVVQECEGGAVERWIEIPAAGKSADDYKFPAPGVKLTPKK
- a CDS encoding MerR family transcriptional regulator: MQPAKILERVVPIGTLAERTGVKVETIRYYEQVGLLPEPERSEGNQRRYGRAHVERLAFIKHARDLGFAVESIRTLLRLSDTPGMACDEAHAIAASHLDEVRDKIARLRSLEAELARIATVCSGGVAACDCAVIEALADHAQCEHHGH